Below is a window of Nicotiana tabacum cultivar K326 chromosome 19, ASM71507v2, whole genome shotgun sequence DNA.
GGAAAGAGAATCTAAATTAAGAGGCCAACtttcaaaataaatataaagatgcaTAACTTTAGGTATCATCGGTATTTCCCATCAAATATTAATGTATTCCAGTATAGTAACTTCACAATGCCGTACTGATAGTAAGATATGTAAATGCTAGCTACTGCTTAATGACAAAAATGGCCGCGAAAGAGGATTTGGGTATGTTTGTCACATTTCACGTGTGAGCTTGCTGCGGCTGCTCCTGAACAATAAGAAGATAGAAATTGGAAAAACTAGACTCTGAAGTTTCAACCACCACTAACCTCACACTGCACCTCCTTTCTTGTTCCTGAAGTTCTCTTTGAGTAATGCAAACTTCTTTTTACACTGGTTCATGGTCTTCCCAGGGACTGCAGTTGCAACTCGTTCCCACCGCTGGCTGGTTTCCTTGGGGAAGGTTTTCAGAGCTTGAACTAAAGCTTTTTCTTGAACAGCAGACCATATGTCTGAATCGGAGCTCGAGGAAACCCCGTTTGCAGCAGGTGGATCCTCAGTGTTCTGGCTGTTTGTGTTTTGACTGGGGGGCTCCTGAGAATCAGCTAACTTAGCACTTTCACTTTCAGGCTTGCTACTGTTTTCTACCCCCTCTACTTCTGCTCTTGTGGAAAGAGGAGATGCAATAGTCGGTGCGGGCTTTCTCTTCTCGAGGAAGGAGTCAAAGGCTTTAGCAGAGTCGGGCTTCTGGAGCAGAACTGTTTTTGTAGCCTTCAGGATCTCTTCAACTGTCCTTCCGGTACCAATATACTCAGAAATAACTTCCCATCTTCGAGATGTTCCTTTAGGATACTTCAGCATTCCCTTTCTTAAAAGATCAATTTCTTCCTTGCTCCAAGGTTTCTCCCTTTTCTCACTGCTCATCAGAGAAACTTGTCTTTTACCCTCCAGAGAACCATTTTGATGTGACTTACTCTTTTCGCCCTTATTCGAGTTGTGATCATGTCCAAGTGCCTCCCTGAGAAGTTCAGCTATCATAAGCTCATCCTTTCCATCAGCTTTGTCGCATAAGTTCCTCAGTTGCTCAATGTCAAGTGACATGCATAGGCCTTCTACATCATCATCAGCTAGCCCAAGCAAATGCTGGGACAAAACAGGAGCTGCAAGGGTTCTTAAACGGCTCCGCTCCTTTCGCaacaatttcttttctttctccttcaaCTTCTTCTGCTGCAAAGCCACTTCGGCAGCTCTTTTTCCCTCCTCTTCCTTCTTACGCTTTTCCTCTTCAGCAATCCTAGCTGCTTCTTCCTCCTGTAATTTCTTTGCCAGTAGTTTAGCTTccttctttttctgcttctctgcTTTCTCTGCTTCTTTTCTTCCCAGGATTCTAGGGTCCCTCTTATAGGCATTGTCAACAAGTGTGCGTACCCTAGCAGTTTCTTCTTTTCTAGCCTTCTCTGATAGTTTCGCATTCTGCCTCTCCATCCACCTCCTATGATCACGAGATTCAGCTTGTTCAAGGTCAAACTCATCAGCATGTGGGAACTCTCTCCAGCTTTTGAAGATGTACCAGAAATTATAAAAGTTATCCACTTCTTTAATTGGAGTATTCTCATCACCCAATGAAGGGACAGGTTGGGTGACAGACCAACGTCCATTCCTCAAAAATGCAGGTCCAAAGACCTTAAAAAAATCTTGTGGAGCACATTCAGTtgggatttcatcatcaaattcaTCTGTGGAATCATAAATCCTTCTTCTAACGGGGTCAATAAGAACCTCATATgcttcctgaatagctttgaagTGGTTTTCTATTTCCTCCTTCTTAGCTTGTTTTGCAGCTTCAGTTTCCTCGGCTAGAAGAAGAGAAGCCAGCTTGTCAGGATGATGCCTCAATGCAGCATCACGGTAGCTCTTCCTTATCTGATCCTCAGAAGCAAGATATCTTAAATGGCTCAACCCTAACAATGCATAATGATCTTGTACCTTTTCCCCAGTAGAAGATTTCTTTTTACCCTTAGAgctgtatgattctgatgaataTGTAAATGACTGTTCCTTTTCAGTAGGAACATCTTCTTTACCATCTTTGGAGTCTTCTTTCTCAACATGCCCACTCAGTCTAAGAGCAGCAGAATGAAAAGCAAGCCCAGCAGGCTCATATTTGAGAGCTTTATTAGGAAAGCAGTTTGAGGAAATATAGATTGGCTCACCATTTATAAGCTCTTCTGAGTATGAAATAAGACGGACGCTACTCCTGGAAGCCATAGAGAAAGTTTAGCCCTCAAGTTTAGAAGATGAATATGAACACATCTACCAACTACTACACTTAGGGCAGGAGATGAGAGCGCAGCCTTTTACAGTCTCCAGCCTGCATTGAGGAAAAATAATTACAAACACATCAAAGAATAAGTCAAAGACAATGTGGAGAGTGGGAAATAATAGTTATCCATCATCACAAAAGAAGTGCATGTCTTACTGCATGCAGCAGATTGAAAAAATCACTAAGAAAAGAATACTTCATGGCTATACCAGGTATTTGGCAGGCTTAGTTGGGTTGTTACAAACATTAGATGCATGAGTCCATTTATTCTTCTGGTTAAAACTTTAATGGGCCAGCAGTTGTGACATTTACGAAGGGTCAACCTCCAACTTATTACTTCCTGGCCTCTGTTTACACAACATTATATGCTTGTGTGGATAGTAGCCACTAAAAGGGTGTTGGCTGCCCGAGTATGCATAAGTCATAGATTTAAAGAACCTCCAGTTGTAAAAATCTCCTAATTTGTCTAGTAGTAttgaaatgaaatgaacataaatagaACAAAAAGATACAGGATGGGGCTCAGGCATAGTTGATTGATATATTTCATGAAAGTGTTGAGGCACCAAAACAAAGTGGAGTAAGATTAGTACAACAGCTTCATAGGACAAAATGTTGGAATACGAAAATAGAGGGGATGATTGCATcagggtaggctgcctacatcacaccaTAGGGTGCGGCCCTTTCCATGACCCCCCGTGAATGCATGATGCTTCATGATGCTTCATGCACGGGGCTGCCTTTTTAATGAAAATAGAGGGGGACCATGTTGCTTTTGATATCTTGATATACTTCATCACAGTTTGAAAGCagcaagaaaataaaatgattataCGACCAACACTTTCCATCAACAAACAATCTGGGTAATCAAAAACTTAATCACATGTCAACTGATTCAAGACTGCCAAAATCATACAGCTTGGCTTAGAAAGTACGCTTCAAAACCTGAGTTGAATAGGTTCCAAAAATTCGGTCTGGAACCAAATTGCATGTATCGAAACTAAAGTTTATAAGTAACTCCAAGAAAAAGATGAAATCACCAATCTTTCTCCACGGGAAAATGCAGTTGACAAAGCTATTGAAATTTAGAGCATCAATAAATCATTTTGTCAAGCTACAATCAAAAGAATTCATCATAATACTTGATCCATGACCTTGATCATATCCTCGGATACAAACAAAGTCACAATGTACATTCAGTACCAATGAAATCCGTTTTACTTATACAAGCACACAAAAATTACTTTGTCCAAACAGTACCACTTTCCATTCAACTTTAttaaaacatatacaaaattactCCACCCCAAAATTATAGAATCTTTTTGCTTTTCAATGATCAATTTGGTCTAAAAGCGGACATGTACTAATCCACTTGGAAATAAAATTCAGAAACTTCCCGAGCAGTACTATGAGTAACCTTTTCTCCAAAGTCTTAGTCAAAACTTTCTTCATATTAATAAAATGAGAATAACAAATAAACATACATAGACACAGGTTTAAGTTTCAGGAATAAGCTAACAAATAGAACCAAAAAAATCAGCATTAAACATTTGATTCCCTTTTCATAACAAGACCAAATAGGGAGAAAAAACACCGACACAGaagcaaatagaagaaattaCAAGTATCTATTAAACAGGAACAAAAATCAGCAttattaaaaaggtaaaaataaaaataacgtTGTATAGATTCGAGAGAAGCTATATTGAGCACATCGCATTAAATCGTTTCTTCTTTGTTCAGATAAAAATAAGCGCATAACTTTATAACTGAtaaaaagcaaaagcaaaaacaaaaaacataGGGACGGATATTACCTTTTCTGATAATCTAATTTTGACGCTGATCTTAAAAACGGATCAAGTAGTGGTGTTAATGGAGAGATAAGAGAAAGTGGCAGAAGGAGGAGGGCAGAGGAGCTAGGGTTTAGTTTGCGGAGCTCAGCTGCCTCAACCagctgaaaagaaaaaggaagatgcATGTGGTTGATTGTTGAGATTTATACCTAATTGTGTCTGCGGAAACAGTCTATGGGCTGGGTTAGTAAGAACCTAGACATTTATACCGTGGGCCTGGACCAGTAAAAAGCGGAGAAATGGGCTCTATCAATTCCTACAAGTGATTTGAATACCGTCATCTATCTTTTTGTCGTAAAATAACTAAGGTTTGGTCATGcatttcaaagaaaaaaaaaagagctaccgtaaataaataacaacaacaacaacccagtaaagtctcacaagtggggtctggagagagtagagtgtacgcagaccttacccctaccccaaggggtagagaggttgtttccgatagaccctcaccTCAAGCAGACGAaaagacaatatatcagtacTAACAGCAGAAGGCATAAAAATAGTAACAGAATCAAAAGtaccagaaaatagatgaaagAAAGGTCCGGTACTATGAAAAGTAAAAGAGAAGTGTGGACACAACAATAACCACTAGCACTCTAGGACACAACCCTGTGAGACTAGCCTCTCATCCGGTGCGGAGTAGCAAAGAGCTCCGCTACCCCCTATCCTATAACCCTAATGCTAGACCTCCATACTTttctatcaagggccatgtcctcagaaatctgaagcctcgccatgtcctgcctgatcacctatCCCCAATACTTCTTGGGTCGCCCTCTGCCTCTTCTTATACTTGTCAAAGCCAACCGCTCATATCTCCTAACTGGGGCGTTTGGACTTCTCCTCCgcacatgtccgaaccatctgatcctagcttcccgcatcttgtcatctatcgaggccacgcccaccttctcccaaatatcttcattcctaatcttatccatcctagcgtgcccgcacatccacctcaacatcctcatttctgctaatttcatcctctggatatgcgagttcttaaccggccaacactctgccccatacaacatggctggTGTAACCTCTcctctataaaatttacctttgagCCCCAGTGACACCTTCTTGACATataggactccagatgctaacctccacttcatccatcccacccctatacggtgcgCAATATCTTTGTCGATCTCCTCGTCCCCTTGTATAACcgacccaagatacttgaaactgcttctcttggggatgacctgtgattcaagcatCACGTCCATACCCACTTCCCTCGACTCGGCGTTGAACTTGCACTCTAGGTATTCTGTTTTAGTTCTGCtaaacttgaaacctttagactcaagggcatgtctccaaacctccagtctCTCGTTAACGccgcctcgcgtctcatcaatcaaaactatgtcgtcagcgaataacatacatcatggcacctccccttgaatatggtgcaTCAGTGTGTCCATTACCAGGACAAATAAAAATAGGCTAAGCACAGATCCTTGGTGAAGCCCcataacaaccggaaaatgctcggAGTCGCCTCTCATTGTCCTAAACCGGGTCTTAGCTCcctcatacatgtctttaatcgccctaatgtaagCAACCGGCACgccttttgcctccaggcatctccaaagaACCTCCATAAGTACCTTGTTATACGTTTTCtccaggtcaataaacaccatgtgcaaatcATTCTTCTTATCCCTCTaatgttccaccaacctcctaataaggtggatagcctCCGTAGttgaacgacccggcatgaacccgaactggttatcAGATACAGACACAGTTCTCCTCACCCTCttttccaccaccctctcccaaactttcatggtatgacttagtaacttgatacccctatagttgttacaactctggatatcgcctttgttcttgtacaatagTACCATCCTGCTCCACCTCCACTCGTCCGACATCCTCTTCGTCCTGAGAATAATATTTAACAGCCTAGTCAGCCACTCCAAACCTTCTCTGCCCACACTCCTCCAAAATTCAATAGGAATTTCGTCTGGTCCGGTCGCTCTATCCCTCCTCATCATACGCATAGTCCACACGACCTCCTCAACCCTAATGCGTCTACAGTACCCAAATGCTATCCGTCTGTTATATATATACCTTCTTTTATCCCAATTTAAATGTCTATATCTTATTGGTAAGGAGAGTTATGTACTGTTGACCAAGTGTAGTATTACTAGGCGTCTTGTAATAATACTTCAtacatttcaatttatgtgaacctatttgactaggcatgtaatttaagaaaaatagagaacccttttgaacttgtggtgtaaaatgagtcacattgtgtggctataaatcactttaaaaaggtaaattatttacaaatatagaaaggggtcattcttctTAACACGGACTAAAAAAGAAATGAGTTCATATTACTTCTTAGTATATTGATCACTTTTGACAGGAGCGTTTAGGATTTGCCTAGTTAAATGACAGCTATAAATCTTCTGACATCAAGGAAGAGAGTTTCTGAATGTTAATAAGAAACTCACAATAGATCGATCCATCATCAAAATGGTATTCCAGTTTGTTTTGCTTTAAGCTGAtaaaaatgattcaaaataagagaAGAGTAACCAGCAGGATGGTTAAAGTTAAGTATCAAAATGTGTGTAGAACAAGAGACCAGCATAACTTTGATATTATGTATGCTGGAGTAGGCAATAATGTAGTAGGGGCACTTCAAAGGGCACTTTAACCCCTTCTAGTTTTCGAAAATTTTATGGCACCCTTTTTCAGCAGAAGTCAAGGACTAATATTATGTAAATCGAATAAAGATACAAACTAGTTATCCCTCGCTATTTCATACAGTAACTGGTACATGGAGTGCTGGTTGGAGAGCAACACGCATTTCCTACTTATTTCTACTGGAAAGAGGAAACGGTTAGAGACCATTACAAGACTGGAGTCACAAAGACAACTAAGAAATACATATACTGCAACAAATCACAAAGGGAGGCAGAGGGATTCATGTCCTTTATGTTAGGGCCCATAGGAACTTGCTACCAAATAAATAGCATATGCTGAATAGACCATTTGTTTGTTATTTTATCTGTCTACTCTTCATCATAATCTTCTTCCTCCTCCGCCAAACTTGAATTAAGTTGTGACATATGGACAGGGTCGATAACCATTCTCTCCATCTCGAGAGACCATTGGGGGCCTTCCTCCACTTTCTCATTGGCAGGCCTTGGCGATGGATTGCAGGCTGCTATATCTGGTGCAGCTGATTTATCAACGCTTTCATCTACGTTGACCTTCAGATCAGGAGTTGTTACAACTGAACTTTCCCTGTCACAAGCACTGGAATCCTGTTTAGGTGATCCCTTCGGTTCAGTGCAGTTTTCTGTGTGAGTTCCAGGGTTTGGATTCTGCAAACCACTCTGCTGAACAGATGTGCAGGATTCAAGCTGCATATCAGGCCGCGAGAGCTCCCTATCAGCACGTCCCCGGCCACGACCTCttcctctacccctacctcttcCCCTACCACTACTGCTAGCATGACACGTCTCCTGCAGGAAAAAAATGCCATTCACGTCATGAATTGATAACAGAAAATATAAAGTGATCACTGTACACTGTAAGCTGATTACTATGTGAAAACATCATGCTTTCACAACTCTCATGACAACCACAAATGATTGTGTTATCACATTATACAAAAAACACCTGATCTGTGATATGCGACATGCGACATTGCCTTATCACATTGCATCTTCCTCCTTATTTAATTATGCCATATAAAAACGCTAACTAACTGAGAGAAACAATAACATACACCTCAATGTCAAGGTAGTTGGGTCAGTGATAAGAATCCTTTATCCGTATTGCTCCATTTAAAACCAACTTAATTCCAATATCCCATAATTTGGGTTATCTAACACTAAgttattttcattttctattGACATATAAATCTTTAAcagattaaaaataaataaaaaatgagtgCAACCTTAGTTTAATCTACATCACTCTCTTGGAGAAAACTCAACTGCAATGAGTGAAAGTGTTGGTGCAACTCTAAATAAATTCTCGATTCATATAAGGAAGGGAAAAGGGTCAAATTTACCCCTGAACTTTCGAAATTGTCTGCATTTGTCCTCCGTAAATAGTCGGGGTCATCCGCACCCCTGCCGTTACAAAAGTGGCACAAATTTGCCCTTCTGAGTTATGACTAACGGTCAGCTATTAAAAGATTAATTAGTCATTAAATATCTTATTTGCACCAGCAAAGTGTGACATGTGGCTTAAAATTAACCCACACCCCTATCCCCTCCCCCTTTTCCTGTTAAAATAATCATCATCTTCCTCCTTTCTACTCTCACCAGACTCGCTCTCGGCCGATCCCGTCTCTCTTTCACTTTAATATACTTGGAGGCCTCTGAAACAAAATAACCTAACAGGTTCGAGCTTTATCTAGCTTCTAGTCCAAAAAAGCAAGAAAGCTCAAATCTTTGGCAAGTATGGCTTAGATGCTCCCTTTCtgcacaataaggaaagaaaactcCAACTATTATCCAATCCATAAAGCTATATGGAAGGTAGTTGACAAAGTAATAAAAGCCAACTTACAACTTCTGCAATAAAGTGAAAGAGTAAGCACAGGGGTGGATAAAACGTATGGCAGGTTTAATGGGGCTTTTCAGATTCAGAGAGAAACAACCAATTAAACTAAAAAACTTTATATGAATTACAGAAATCCCATTACATAAATTAAGATCAAGGGCCAAAATTAACAATTTTCAAGATATAGAAATTTCTTTCTTCACCATACGAACCAGAAATTACTAGAGACGGGAATTGTTGACATCCCATAGAACAAAAATATGGCAAGTATTTTGTCTCGGCTGACGGATGACAACTGCTGCAAGCGGCGGCAGCAAAAACGATAACCAAATCGGAGAGGTTGAGGAACAGCATAGTTTCTTTAAAATAGGCGACCATGCTTATATCAGCGATGATAATTGTAAATGTTTGAAGAACGATCTTTAACTGCAAACAAGCATACATTGTTTGGTCCTTCCTCAACCAATGAAAGAGAGAGAAGGGATGGCTGGAAGGGGGGTAGGAGCGGGTCTAGTAAAGAGACGAAGAAGGCGGTGACAATACTTTTGGAAGGAAGGGGGAGGGGGTTAAGGGTGAGGGTTAATTTTTAAGCCACATGTCACTTGCTGATGCAAATAAGATATTTAGTGACTAATTAATCTTTTAATTGTTGACTTTTAGTCAAAAGGGCAAATTTGTGCAACTTCTGTAACAGCAGGAGTACGAACGACCCCAACTATTAATGGAGGGTAAGATCATCTCGCAAAGTTCAGGGGCAAATTTGACCCTTTTTCCTAAAATGAAACCCATAAGATGGTCAAAAGTAAACAGTTGATGTCCATTCTATATAAAACCTTATCtccaaaaaaaaaaggttatCACTAACTAATGGATAGAACATTATTTCTAACTAAAAGATAAAGATTAAGAGAATCAAAGATATTGATAGTGCAATGTTTTCTTGAGCTAAATCAGTTTGTCTCGTGAAAACTTCATCTCAGAAAATGAGATCATCAGCAATTACTTGTTGATATTATTACTACATTCAGAGCATTTTTTATTCTTTGAGAGAACTAAATGTTTTTTCATTAGCAATAATTAAATGATTTACAATAAATAAgttctttttcagtttttagcCTGAGCAATTACGAGGAATTTAAACTAGAAGAGTCAACAAAGGCTTTCTCACCGTCCTGCTCCTTTTGAACTCATCCTCACTGTCATGATGTTCTTCCATTGCAACTTTCCTGATAAAACAGTATATGATTTTGCAAAGTTTGTCACCTTGGAAGTGTAAGTCAAATAATCAACTGAATAGAAGAAAAACTACCAACTTTAACATTATAAGACGAACAAGAAATGATCCTAACCTTCTTTTTGGCATTTCACCAGCAGCATCAGAATGGCCATAATCAGGAACCTTGCTGACAACTTCCCGAAGAAAGTCAAACACGTTGTAGCTTTGTACACAATGCTTTCTACAAATAGATGTTAGATGCAATCAGTATGGATGTAATAGGATAAATGAACCAACAAGCACATTATCTCCGAATTGACAAGTGAGTGAGAAAGGCAGCATCACCCTACTTAACCTGCACAGAAAGACGTGTTCTGGTAGTAGGAGTGGGATCTTTCAGCACATtgcagaagaaaaaaaatgatgcaTTAGCTAACACAGATTAAAGATGACATGAACATTAAAAGAGGATCTGTGAAATGCATTGAATTCTAAATTCTATGCATAACATTCTTTAGAGTACTATTTTCAATTTGTTAGACAATTccaaggtgtattagtaatgttgAAGTTTAATTGCTTTATGTTGCAGCAGCTAGCCTTCAAGGAATGCTCAGGAAGCAAGTCCATTACAGCTGCCAGCTGGTTTGACAGAGAGTTATTGCTTGATTTGGTTGTTCTTCTTCCCTTAGCCCCCAAATTTTCAGGAGGCCGAAAGTTGGCTTGTTCTAATGCCAAACTGTTTCCCTTTGTATAACTATTTTGTGTGCTTAAAGCATGAACAGTTTCAGCATGAAGAATTCCTTAAAGTTTCTtagaatttcattttttttataaagaatCTTGAAATTTCATATGTGACTGTTTCCCCTAATCCTCCTAGCATTTGAGGTTAggatttacagaacataaacagtGTGGCAATTCAAGTCGTTCTGCAGCCTTTCGCTCTTAACTAAGTCTTTTAACTCTAACAGCTAGTACTCAGTCCCCCTACAGATTAATTACAAGATCACCTGATAACTGATTTTGATCAGTAGTGTCTCTCAAGCTACAGGAAGATCAAAAACAACCCAAGCATAAGACTGTCAGGATATCAATACACAGCAAAATTTTGTCATCTGTACATGTTCGCACTCACAAATAAAGCATTTTTTACATAAGGTCCCATGAGTATCagcaaaaaggaagaaaaaaattaagaaataagTTGAAGTAGAGCAATGGAATAAAGTACATTCATTGGCATTTGATGTACTAGCAAAAGATAACGAAACTCTCGATTGGAACTGCACAGCTGAAGTGGAGACAAACACTAACTTATGCTTTACTGTTAGAGAATGCACTTATCCCTCATTGGTTGCATAAGGGTTTTGCAAATACAAGGAGTTTATAATGTCTTGGGCCACTCCACCCATTGTCTTAAGGTTTTGAGTTGGATGCTTTGATTCCATGTGAAAGAATCTGAGCATCCAATCCAAAACCTTAAGGTAACAGGTTGACAAGAATTTAAATCTTCAACACACGTGAAAACCCTAGAACTGGGTTACACGTGCTGTTGGAGAATAAACTTGTTCCTCATTGGTTGCGTGAGCATTTCCAAAAGGGTTTAAATGTCCTAGACCACTCCACCTATTGCATAAAGGTTTTGGGCAGGTAGCTCGGATTCTTTCAGACATAAGATACTGCACCATGTTAAGAGGAAGCCATGATACTCCACTATTGTCAAAAAGACGTCATGATTTCTAGAACATCTCAGTTGGCTTGCAGTAGAGATTGGCAGACTTGAAGAGAGCATGTAAGAAATGAACAGCAATAGCCAAACAAGTTTCCAATGACAGAAAGAGATGAGAAAAAATAGCACTACAGTGGCAGATATTTTCAGAGAAAGAATCAAAAAGACTGAACAGGTTTTCACCAAAAGCACCACAACTATGAAGACTAGGGTCCTCTCATCAATCAAACATGTTAAAAACAATAATGGCACTGAGATGAAGCACTCTGCAGAaataaattcatcaaatgttAAAGACATGTACTAGCAGACCTATATACAAGGCAAGTGCATTTCTTGAAACAAGCCCGAGAACTTAGAAGACAACCAAGATAACATGTGCATATTGAAATCTAATTACCTTCCTAGTAAAGCCATAATGATTTTATGTTTCATCTATGCAATATAATACAAAAACTACATAAGAATCGGAAGGCCTGAGGATAAGCACAAGTCTGAAGCACTGCTCAACACAGCCAAGTCGATTATCAGGATTAAGTTACCATACACAACAACAAATTAACCAGATCAGAAATCAGTGAGGAGATTGAATAGATAACGGCTCATTATTAGCTTCCAGATCTGATCTATACAGATGAATGGAGATTTTCGTAAAGTCACTCACAAATGCAGTGAATTAACAGtctttgctcctcttctaagagTTATGTCATATGTCCGATCACAAAGGTCTTGTAAGAATAACTCCAAGGCTTTTGCTGCATTTAATGCCAAGAGGAGAAGGGTTAGAAAAAGATACCAACGAGCAACGAGTAAATTGACGATGGACAAACATTATATGGGACTTACACACTAGAACAGGCACTGCCATTGCAATCTTACCAACATCCTCATCAGCTTGCATAATCTTCTTGATCCGGGCCTAAACGTTTTTCATGAAGAAATGGAGATATCTCAGATATTCAACATTTGATAGAACTAAAAGCTGAGAAGCAAATAATAATGACGAATATAACAATAAGAACATCAATGATAACAAATAAAAAAGACTTGAATCTGATTAGACGTTCTTCTACGTGTTTTCCATGTTAATCCTCCAAGCCCATCCTTTTCTTTCTTAATCGAAGGAAGAGTTATTCACTGAAACAGAGACCCTACTTGAATCAGAAATGTAGTAACTCAGATCCTATAGAGGCACCAGCATATCTGTTCATTTAACACacagttttatttttattttttataaggtCATTTAACACACAGATaagagagagcccacttcttgTCACAAAATGCACCTCTTATGGGCAGACAGACTGGCACAAGGATAATCCACCCCTTGATATGATTGATAACTCGGACATAAAACTGTACTTAATGTGTCTGCACAgaactcccaaaaaaaaaaaggcaaatagTAGGCTGTCGCAGTGCCAATTAAGAAGAGTGATTAAGAGGTTAACACACTTGATACGATTGATTTGAGGTAATCTCCCATCACGATAAGAAATGCCACTTCTGGAATATAGAACTATTTTTCCCTTCGTTGGCAGCTAGAACAATGCTAACACAGCCATCATTATTAGGCCATTGCACATTTTCA
It encodes the following:
- the LOC107803601 gene encoding uncharacterized protein LOC107803601 is translated as MRKKLDTRFPAARIKKIMQADEDVGKIAMAVPVLVSKALELFLQDLCDRTYDITLRRGAKTVNSLHLKHCVQSYNVFDFLREVVSKVPDYGHSDAAGEMPKRRKVAMEEHHDSEDEFKRSRTETCHASSSGRGRGRGRGRGRGRGRADRELSRPDMQLESCTSVQQSGLQNPNPGTHTENCTEPKGSPKQDSSACDRESSVVTTPDLKVNVDESVDKSAAPDIAACNPSPRPANEKVEEGPQWSLEMERMVIDPVHMSQLNSSLAEEEEDYDEE
- the LOC107803599 gene encoding uncharacterized protein LOC107803599, which encodes MASRSSVRLISYSEELINGEPIYISSNCFPNKALKYEPAGLAFHSAALRLSGHVEKEDSKDGKEDVPTEKEQSFTYSSESYSSKGKKKSSTGEKVQDHYALLGLSHLRYLASEDQIRKSYRDAALRHHPDKLASLLLAEETEAAKQAKKEEIENHFKAIQEAYEVLIDPVRRRIYDSTDEFDDEIPTECAPQDFFKVFGPAFLRNGRWSVTQPVPSLGDENTPIKEVDNFYNFWYIFKSWREFPHADEFDLEQAESRDHRRWMERQNAKLSEKARKEETARVRTLVDNAYKRDPRILGRKEAEKAEKQKKKEAKLLAKKLQEEEAARIAEEEKRKKEEEGKRAAEVALQQKKLKEKEKKLLRKERSRLRTLAAPVLSQHLLGLADDDVEGLCMSLDIEQLRNLCDKADGKDELMIAELLREALGHDHNSNKGEKSKSHQNGSLEGKRQVSLMSSEKREKPWSKEEIDLLRKGMLKYPKGTSRRWEVISEYIGTGRTVEEILKATKTVLLQKPDSAKAFDSFLEKRKPAPTIASPLSTRAEVEGVENSSKPESESAKLADSQEPPSQNTNSQNTEDPPAANGVSSSSDSDIWSAVQEKALVQALKTFPKETSQRWERVATAVPGKTMNQCKKKFALLKENFRNKKGGAV